A stretch of the Dehalococcoidales bacterium genome encodes the following:
- a CDS encoding glycosyltransferase: MNANKLAEKSKNLLEKYTLEGYASKRVSFIVATRNRAEYLMQALERSRTLVTPEDELIIIDGGSTDNTAEVVRKYSDIVDIFISEPDKGPGHAFSKGMLLARGKYLKQLPDDDIVHPSAMEQSIRVMEEHPEIDLLVCGGTREIGGKVKPVWLPPGTNYGYSPRDIF, encoded by the coding sequence ATGAATGCCAACAAACTGGCTGAGAAATCGAAGAATCTACTTGAAAAATATACCCTTGAAGGCTACGCTTCGAAAAGGGTATCCTTTATCGTTGCCACCAGGAACCGGGCGGAATACCTGATGCAAGCGCTGGAGCGTAGCCGCACGCTGGTAACACCGGAGGATGAACTGATTATCATTGACGGGGGCTCAACGGACAACACTGCCGAGGTTGTCCGTAAATATTCCGATATTGTGGACATCTTCATATCCGAACCGGACAAAGGCCCGGGGCACGCCTTCAGCAAAGGGATGCTGCTGGCGCGAGGGAAATACCTGAAACAATTGCCGGATGATGATATAGTCCATCCGTCCGCCATGGAACAGTCCATCCGGGTGATGGAAGAGCACCCGGAAATTGACCTCCTGGTCTGCGGGGGCACCCGGGAGATTGGCGGCAAAGTCAAACCGGTCTGGCTTCCGCCGGGAACGAACTACGGCTATAGCCCCAGGGACATCTTCAA
- a CDS encoding transketolase C-terminal domain-containing protein: protein MRKISYCQALNEAMSQEMERDPGVFVYGIGVPDHKKVFGSTDGLVEKFGEERCFDTPLAEDTMTGFGLGAAINGMRPIHVHIRVDFMLLAMNQLANMVSAYRYMSQGELKVPMVIRAVIGRGWGQGFQHSKSLHSVFAHIPGIKVVLPVTPRDAKGLLISAIRDNNPVVFIEHRWLYWQEADVPEEPFTIPLEGASILREGKDITVVATSWMNVEALKASEILARRGVSVEIVDPRTIAPFNDDLIMESVTRTGRCIVADNDWLDYGFSAEAAARVYEKCFGKLKSPVRRIGFAPAPCPTARHLENEFYPNAIDIIRAVEEMLGLEPADLSHEDFYSHERRFKGPF from the coding sequence ATGAGAAAAATCAGCTATTGCCAGGCACTGAATGAAGCCATGTCCCAGGAAATGGAGAGAGACCCGGGTGTCTTCGTCTACGGGATAGGCGTGCCCGACCATAAAAAAGTCTTCGGCAGTACGGATGGCCTGGTGGAAAAGTTCGGCGAGGAGAGGTGCTTTGATACTCCACTTGCCGAAGACACCATGACCGGCTTCGGGCTGGGCGCGGCTATCAACGGGATGAGGCCCATCCACGTTCATATTCGCGTGGACTTTATGCTGCTGGCAATGAACCAGCTGGCCAACATGGTCTCCGCGTACCGGTACATGTCACAGGGGGAACTGAAGGTGCCGATGGTAATCAGGGCCGTCATCGGGCGCGGGTGGGGACAGGGCTTTCAGCACAGCAAGAGCCTGCATTCGGTCTTTGCTCATATTCCGGGCATAAAAGTGGTGCTGCCGGTTACGCCCCGGGATGCCAAAGGACTGCTGATTTCAGCGATAAGGGACAATAATCCGGTGGTATTCATCGAGCACCGCTGGCTTTACTGGCAGGAGGCTGATGTCCCGGAGGAACCCTTCACCATACCGCTGGAAGGCGCCAGTATTTTGCGTGAGGGAAAAGATATAACCGTGGTGGCGACCTCCTGGATGAATGTGGAGGCTCTGAAAGCCTCGGAGATTTTAGCCAGGAGAGGGGTCAGTGTTGAGATTGTCGACCCCCGTACCATCGCCCCTTTTAATGACGACCTTATCATGGAGTCGGTGACCAGGACGGGCCGCTGCATCGTCGCCGATAATGACTGGCTGGATTACGGGTTCAGCGCTGAGGCGGCGGCCAGGGTCTATGAGAAGTGCTTCGGCAAGCTGAAATCTCCGGTGCGCCGGATTGGCTTTGCCCCCGCCCCCTGCCCCACCGCCCGGCACCTGGAGAACGAGTTCTATCCCAACGCCATTGATATCATCAGGGCCGTGGAGGAGATGCTGGGACTGGAGCCAGCCGATTTGTCCCACGAGGACTTTTACAGCCATGAGAGAAGGTTCAAAGGGCCGTTTTGA